One bacterium DNA segment encodes these proteins:
- the nagZ gene encoding beta-N-acetylhexosaminidase encodes MSELRRQLGSLIVCGFDNAVLPANLNSLLEQGSLGGIILFARNYVSSSKLTSLTKTISAVSNGRAFIAVDQEGGRVVRFDGDFPVFPSPLHFGKRNDLEGLLNGTSVTAKALRTHGVNLNLVPVCDLDPEDSAHVLHSRAFSHDVKIASDCAKAQVEVLKANNVISCAKHFPGLASATGDPHFQVSFSARTLEEFRKSDYEPFRAAIAAGVDMIMPTHLRAPALDESNIVTFSHKVLQDELRGHLGFTGLIISDDLQMLGALEGVSQIEAGKLALAAGCDLLIYANLQETIESLLDGLEACATADDKLRERISESYQRVVAFQNNNPQYFSA; translated from the coding sequence ATGAGCGAACTTCGCCGCCAACTGGGCTCATTGATCGTCTGCGGTTTCGACAATGCTGTACTTCCCGCAAATCTGAATTCGCTTCTCGAGCAAGGCAGCTTGGGCGGAATCATACTCTTCGCCCGGAACTATGTCTCTTCTTCCAAGCTAACCAGTCTTACCAAGACAATCTCAGCAGTTTCAAATGGAAGAGCCTTTATCGCTGTCGACCAGGAAGGCGGTCGTGTCGTGCGTTTTGACGGCGATTTTCCGGTGTTTCCGTCACCCCTCCATTTCGGAAAACGCAATGACCTTGAAGGATTGTTAAACGGGACAAGTGTTACTGCGAAAGCACTGCGCACGCATGGAGTGAATTTGAACCTCGTCCCGGTATGCGATTTGGATCCCGAGGATTCGGCTCATGTACTTCATTCGCGGGCTTTTTCGCACGATGTTAAGATTGCCTCTGATTGCGCCAAAGCTCAAGTTGAAGTGCTCAAAGCAAACAACGTAATCTCCTGCGCCAAACATTTTCCGGGACTCGCATCCGCAACCGGCGATCCCCACTTCCAGGTGTCGTTTTCAGCAAGGACACTTGAGGAGTTTCGCAAATCCGACTATGAGCCGTTTCGTGCGGCAATTGCTGCCGGAGTCGATATGATTATGCCGACACACTTGCGCGCGCCGGCACTTGACGAAAGCAACATCGTGACTTTCAGCCACAAAGTGTTGCAGGACGAACTGCGCGGACATCTTGGATTCACCGGGCTGATCATAAGCGACGACTTGCAGATGCTTGGCGCACTTGAAGGTGTTAGCCAAATTGAAGCGGGGAAGTTGGCGCTCGCAGCCGGATGTGATTTGCTAATCTATGCTAATCTGCAAGAAACGATAGAGAGTCTTCTTGATGGTCTGGAAGCTTGCGCTACCGCTGACGACAAGCTGCGTGAGCGAATTTCCGAAAGCTATCAACGAGTCGTTGCGTTTCAGAACAATAATCCGCAATACTTCTCCGCATGA